Proteins encoded in a region of the Zea mays cultivar B73 chromosome 4, Zm-B73-REFERENCE-NAM-5.0, whole genome shotgun sequence genome:
- the LOC100276301 gene encoding uncharacterized protein LOC100276301 codes for MASTQAEAEAGAPAPPEAAEAKEKGKQGGVLGRVWRALFGGREDFEKRLQYLSKEEAAVHARMRRRTQFSRRAVRNLIVLSVLAEVLAVVYAIMTTRNEDLTWQMRAIRVLPMFILPAVSSVIYSTVVNFTRMFEQKDQKTLEKLRAERKAKIDELKERTNYYLTQQLIQKYDLDPAAKAAAASVLASKLGEETGLKVHVGEEPKLDAAVARSNDVEIVPSDGLRNRKQPSARGSRTGSPTSHTPAQGTETNLPPAPASAGLETAPAPVVVEHHQGSGASDGGGWIAKIAALLVGEDPSQSYALICGSCHMHNGLARKEDYPHVTYYCPHCHALNTSKQSMGQYSGSNSGRSTPVVLADGLSTSSSVQETELSNLTTLQELPEEGKTDKQQVEAS; via the exons ATGGCCTCTACCCAGGCGGAAGCGGAGGCGGGGGCACCGGCCCCGCCCGAGGCGGCGGAGGCGAAGGAGAAGGGCAAGCAGGGCGGGGTGCTGGGGAGGGTGTGGCGGGCGCTCTTCGGTGGCCGCGAGGACTTCGAGAAGCGGCTGCAGTACCTGTCCAAGGAGGAGGCAGCCGTGCACGCGCGGATGCGCCGGCGGACGCAGTTCTCGCGCCGCGCCGTGCGGAACCTCATCGTACTCTCCGTCCTCGCCGAG GTGTTAGCTGTTGTTTATGCCATCATGACGACAAGAAATGAGGATCTAACTTGGCAAATGAGGGCAATACGAGTGCTACCTATGTTCATTCTTCCTGCTGTATCCTCTGTCATATATTCAACAGTTGTTAACTTCACAAGGATGT TTGAGCAGAAAGACCAGAAGACCCTTGAAAAATTGAGGGCTGAGAGGAAAGCCAAGATTGATGAGCTTAAAGAGAGAACAAATTATTATCTAACACAGCAGCTTATTCAG AAATATGATCTTGATCCAGCCGCAAAGGCTGCAGCAGCTTCTGTTTTGGCATCTAAGCTTGGGGAGGAGACTGGCTTAAAAGTTCATGTTGGAGAAGAACCAAAGCTGGATGCTGCAGTGGCCAGAAGCAATGATGTTGAGATAGTACCTTCAGATGGTTTGAGAAACAGGAAGCAACCCAGTGCAAGAGGAAGCAGGACTGGGAGCCCCACTTCTCATACCCCAGCACAGGGAACTGAAACTAATCTACCTCCTGCTCCTGCTAGTGCTGGCCTGGAAACTGCACCAGCTCCAGTGGTGGTAGAGCATCATCAAGGTTCAGGGGCTAGTGATGGTGGTGGATGGATTGCAAAGATTGCTGCCTTACTTGTGGGGGAGGACCCATCACAGTCGTATGCTTTGATATGTGGCAGCTGCCATATGCATAACG GCTTGGCCCGAAAGGAAGATTACCCACATGTTACTTACTACTGCCCGCATTGTCATGCATTAAACACATCAAAACAGTCCATGGGGCAATACTCAGGCTCCAACTCAGGCCGGTCGACCCCTGTTGTTCTGGCTGATGGATTATCTACTTCCAGTTCAGTACAAGAGACTGAATTGAGTAACCTGACGACATTGCAGGAGCTACCCGAGGAAGGAAAGACAGACAAGCAACAAGTGGAGGCAAGTTGA